The Macaca fascicularis isolate 582-1 chromosome 1, T2T-MFA8v1.1 genome includes a window with the following:
- the DNASE2B gene encoding deoxyribonuclease-2-beta isoform X2, which yields MKQKMMARLLRTSFALVFLGLFGVLGTATISCRNEEGKAVDWFTFYKLPKRQNKESGETGLEYLYLDSTTRSWRKSEQLMNTTKSVLGRTLQQLYEAYASKSNNTAYLIYNDGVPKSVNYSRKYGHTKGLLLWNRVQGFWLIHSIPQFPPIPEEGYDYPPTGRRNGQSGICITFKYNQYEAIDIFAAWMAQRLKTHLLTETWQRKRQELPSNCSLPYHVYNIKAIKLSRHSYFSSYQDHAKWCISQKGTKNHWTCIGDLNRSPHQAFRSGGFICTQNWHIYQAFQGLVLYYESCN from the exons atgaaacagaaaatgatgGCAAGACTGCTAAGAACATCCTTTGCTTTGGTCTTCCTTGGCCTCTTTGGGGTGCTGGGGACAGCAACAATTTCATGCAGAAATGAAGAAGGGAAAGCTGTGGACTG GTTTACTTTTTACAAGTTACCTAAAAGACAAAACAAGGAAAGTGGAGAGACTGGGTTAGAGTACCTGTACCTAGACTCTACAACTAGAAGCTGGAGGAAGAGTGAGCAACTAATGAATACCACCAAGAGTGTTTTGGGAAGGACATTACAACAGCTATATGAAGCATATGCCTCTAAG AGTAACAACACAGCCTATCTAATATACAATGATGGAGTCCCTAAATCTGTGAATTACAGCAGGAAGTATGGACACACCAAAG GTTTACTGCTGTGGAACAGAGTTCAAGGGTTCTGGCTGATTCATTCCATCCCTCAGTTTccgccaattccagaagaaggctATGATTATCCACCCACAGGGAGACGAAATGGACAAAGTGGCATCTGCATAACTTTCAAGTACAACCAGTATGAGGCAATAG ACATCTTTGCAGCCTGGATGGCTCAACGGCTGAAGACACACTTGTTAACAGAAACCTGGCAGCGAAAAAGACAAGAGCTTCCCTCAAACTGCTCCCTTCCTTACCATGTCTACAATATCAAAGCAATTAAGTTATCACGACACTCTTATTTCAGTTCTTATCAGGATCATGCCAAGTGGTGTATTTCCCAAAAGGGCACCAAAAATCACTGGACATGTATTGGAGACCTAAATCGGAGTCCACACCAAGCCTTCAGAAGTGGAGGATTCATTTGTACCCAGAACTGGCATATTTACCAAGCATTTCAAGGATTAGTATTATATTATGAAAGCTGTAACTAA
- the DNASE2B gene encoding deoxyribonuclease-2-beta isoform X6, with amino-acid sequence MPQLCTRASSSEIPGRLLTTLQSAQGQKFLHFAKSDSFLDDIFAAWMAQRLKTHLLTETWQRKRQELPSNCSLPYHVYNIKAIKLSRHSYFSSYQDHAKWCISQKGTKNHWTCIGDLNRSPHQAFRSGGFICTQNWHIYQAFQGLVLYYESCN; translated from the exons ATGCCCCAGCTGTGCACCAGGGCCAGCTCATCAGAGATTCCTGGCAGGCTCCTCACCACACTTCAGTCAGCCCAGGGACAAAAATTCCTCCATTTTGCAAAGTCTGATTCTTTTCTTGACG ACATCTTTGCAGCCTGGATGGCTCAACGGCTGAAGACACACTTGTTAACAGAAACCTGGCAGCGAAAAAGACAAGAGCTTCCCTCAAACTGCTCCCTTCCTTACCATGTCTACAATATCAAAGCAATTAAGTTATCACGACACTCTTATTTCAGTTCTTATCAGGATCATGCCAAGTGGTGTATTTCCCAAAAGGGCACCAAAAATCACTGGACATGTATTGGAGACCTAAATCGGAGTCCACACCAAGCCTTCAGAAGTGGAGGATTCATTTGTACCCAGAACTGGCATATTTACCAAGCATTTCAAGGATTAGTATTATATTATGAAAGCTGTAACTAA
- the DNASE2B gene encoding deoxyribonuclease-2-beta isoform X3: MNTTKSVLGRTLQQLYEAYASKSNNTAYLIYNDGVPKSVNYSRKYGHTKGLLLWNRVQGFWLIHSIPQFPPIPEEGYDYPPTGRRNGQSGICITFKYNQYEAIDSQLLVCNPNIYSCSIPATFHQELIHMPQLCTRASSSEIPGRLLTTLQSAQGQKFLHFAKSDSFLDDIFAAWMAQRLKTHLLTETWQRKRQELPSNCSLPYHVYNIKAIKLSRHSYFSSYQDHAKWCISQKGTKNHWTCIGDLNRSPHQAFRSGGFICTQNWHIYQAFQGLVLYYESCN, translated from the exons ATGAATACCACCAAGAGTGTTTTGGGAAGGACATTACAACAGCTATATGAAGCATATGCCTCTAAG AGTAACAACACAGCCTATCTAATATACAATGATGGAGTCCCTAAATCTGTGAATTACAGCAGGAAGTATGGACACACCAAAG GTTTACTGCTGTGGAACAGAGTTCAAGGGTTCTGGCTGATTCATTCCATCCCTCAGTTTccgccaattccagaagaaggctATGATTATCCACCCACAGGGAGACGAAATGGACAAAGTGGCATCTGCATAACTTTCAAGTACAACCAGTATGAGGCAATAG ATTCTCAGCTCTTGGTCTGCAACCCAAACATCTATAGCTGTTCCATCCCGGCCACCTTTCACCAGGAGCTCATTCACATGCCCCAGCTGTGCACCAGGGCCAGCTCATCAGAGATTCCTGGCAGGCTCCTCACCACACTTCAGTCAGCCCAGGGACAAAAATTCCTCCATTTTGCAAAGTCTGATTCTTTTCTTGACG ACATCTTTGCAGCCTGGATGGCTCAACGGCTGAAGACACACTTGTTAACAGAAACCTGGCAGCGAAAAAGACAAGAGCTTCCCTCAAACTGCTCCCTTCCTTACCATGTCTACAATATCAAAGCAATTAAGTTATCACGACACTCTTATTTCAGTTCTTATCAGGATCATGCCAAGTGGTGTATTTCCCAAAAGGGCACCAAAAATCACTGGACATGTATTGGAGACCTAAATCGGAGTCCACACCAAGCCTTCAGAAGTGGAGGATTCATTTGTACCCAGAACTGGCATATTTACCAAGCATTTCAAGGATTAGTATTATATTATGAAAGCTGTAACTAA
- the DNASE2B gene encoding deoxyribonuclease-2-beta isoform X1 — protein sequence MKQKMMARLLRTSFALVFLGLFGVLGTATISCRNEEGKAVDWFTFYKLPKRQNKESGETGLEYLYLDSTTRSWRKSEQLMNTTKSVLGRTLQQLYEAYASKSNNTAYLIYNDGVPKSVNYSRKYGHTKGLLLWNRVQGFWLIHSIPQFPPIPEEGYDYPPTGRRNGQSGICITFKYNQYEAIDSQLLVCNPNIYSCSIPATFHQELIHMPQLCTRASSSEIPGRLLTTLQSAQGQKFLHFAKSDSFLDDIFAAWMAQRLKTHLLTETWQRKRQELPSNCSLPYHVYNIKAIKLSRHSYFSSYQDHAKWCISQKGTKNHWTCIGDLNRSPHQAFRSGGFICTQNWHIYQAFQGLVLYYESCN from the exons atgaaacagaaaatgatgGCAAGACTGCTAAGAACATCCTTTGCTTTGGTCTTCCTTGGCCTCTTTGGGGTGCTGGGGACAGCAACAATTTCATGCAGAAATGAAGAAGGGAAAGCTGTGGACTG GTTTACTTTTTACAAGTTACCTAAAAGACAAAACAAGGAAAGTGGAGAGACTGGGTTAGAGTACCTGTACCTAGACTCTACAACTAGAAGCTGGAGGAAGAGTGAGCAACTAATGAATACCACCAAGAGTGTTTTGGGAAGGACATTACAACAGCTATATGAAGCATATGCCTCTAAG AGTAACAACACAGCCTATCTAATATACAATGATGGAGTCCCTAAATCTGTGAATTACAGCAGGAAGTATGGACACACCAAAG GTTTACTGCTGTGGAACAGAGTTCAAGGGTTCTGGCTGATTCATTCCATCCCTCAGTTTccgccaattccagaagaaggctATGATTATCCACCCACAGGGAGACGAAATGGACAAAGTGGCATCTGCATAACTTTCAAGTACAACCAGTATGAGGCAATAG ATTCTCAGCTCTTGGTCTGCAACCCAAACATCTATAGCTGTTCCATCCCGGCCACCTTTCACCAGGAGCTCATTCACATGCCCCAGCTGTGCACCAGGGCCAGCTCATCAGAGATTCCTGGCAGGCTCCTCACCACACTTCAGTCAGCCCAGGGACAAAAATTCCTCCATTTTGCAAAGTCTGATTCTTTTCTTGACG ACATCTTTGCAGCCTGGATGGCTCAACGGCTGAAGACACACTTGTTAACAGAAACCTGGCAGCGAAAAAGACAAGAGCTTCCCTCAAACTGCTCCCTTCCTTACCATGTCTACAATATCAAAGCAATTAAGTTATCACGACACTCTTATTTCAGTTCTTATCAGGATCATGCCAAGTGGTGTATTTCCCAAAAGGGCACCAAAAATCACTGGACATGTATTGGAGACCTAAATCGGAGTCCACACCAAGCCTTCAGAAGTGGAGGATTCATTTGTACCCAGAACTGGCATATTTACCAAGCATTTCAAGGATTAGTATTATATTATGAAAGCTGTAACTAA
- the DNASE2B gene encoding deoxyribonuclease-2-beta isoform X5 gives MKQKMMARLLRTSFALVFLGLFGVLGTATISCRNEEGKAVDWFTFYKLPKRQNKESGETGLEYLYLDSTTRSWRKSEQLMNTTKSVLGRTLQQLYEAYASKSNNTAYLIYNDGVPKSVNYSRKYGHTKGLLLWNRVQGFWLIHSIPQFPPIPEEGYDYPPTGRRNGQSGICITFKYNQYEAIGKTKTSLQPGWLNG, from the exons atgaaacagaaaatgatgGCAAGACTGCTAAGAACATCCTTTGCTTTGGTCTTCCTTGGCCTCTTTGGGGTGCTGGGGACAGCAACAATTTCATGCAGAAATGAAGAAGGGAAAGCTGTGGACTG GTTTACTTTTTACAAGTTACCTAAAAGACAAAACAAGGAAAGTGGAGAGACTGGGTTAGAGTACCTGTACCTAGACTCTACAACTAGAAGCTGGAGGAAGAGTGAGCAACTAATGAATACCACCAAGAGTGTTTTGGGAAGGACATTACAACAGCTATATGAAGCATATGCCTCTAAG AGTAACAACACAGCCTATCTAATATACAATGATGGAGTCCCTAAATCTGTGAATTACAGCAGGAAGTATGGACACACCAAAG GTTTACTGCTGTGGAACAGAGTTCAAGGGTTCTGGCTGATTCATTCCATCCCTCAGTTTccgccaattccagaagaaggctATGATTATCCACCCACAGGGAGACGAAATGGACAAAGTGGCATCTGCATAACTTTCAAGTACAACCAGTATGAGGCAATAGGTAAAACTAAa ACATCTTTGCAGCCTGGATGGCTCAACGGCTGA
- the DNASE2B gene encoding deoxyribonuclease-2-beta isoform X4 produces MNTTKSVLGRTLQQLYEAYASKSNNTAYLIYNDGVPKSVNYSRKYGHTKGLLLWNRVQGFWLIHSIPQFPPIPEEGYDYPPTGRRNGQSGICITFKYNQYEAIDIFAAWMAQRLKTHLLTETWQRKRQELPSNCSLPYHVYNIKAIKLSRHSYFSSYQDHAKWCISQKGTKNHWTCIGDLNRSPHQAFRSGGFICTQNWHIYQAFQGLVLYYESCN; encoded by the exons ATGAATACCACCAAGAGTGTTTTGGGAAGGACATTACAACAGCTATATGAAGCATATGCCTCTAAG AGTAACAACACAGCCTATCTAATATACAATGATGGAGTCCCTAAATCTGTGAATTACAGCAGGAAGTATGGACACACCAAAG GTTTACTGCTGTGGAACAGAGTTCAAGGGTTCTGGCTGATTCATTCCATCCCTCAGTTTccgccaattccagaagaaggctATGATTATCCACCCACAGGGAGACGAAATGGACAAAGTGGCATCTGCATAACTTTCAAGTACAACCAGTATGAGGCAATAG ACATCTTTGCAGCCTGGATGGCTCAACGGCTGAAGACACACTTGTTAACAGAAACCTGGCAGCGAAAAAGACAAGAGCTTCCCTCAAACTGCTCCCTTCCTTACCATGTCTACAATATCAAAGCAATTAAGTTATCACGACACTCTTATTTCAGTTCTTATCAGGATCATGCCAAGTGGTGTATTTCCCAAAAGGGCACCAAAAATCACTGGACATGTATTGGAGACCTAAATCGGAGTCCACACCAAGCCTTCAGAAGTGGAGGATTCATTTGTACCCAGAACTGGCATATTTACCAAGCATTTCAAGGATTAGTATTATATTATGAAAGCTGTAACTAA